Sequence from the Natronomonas marina genome:
TGGATGTACAGCTGTGCCAGCCCCATCACGCCCAGGCCGATCTTCCGCATCTCCCGGACCTTCTCTTCGATTTCGGGGACGGGGAAGTCCGACATCGTGACGACGTTCTCGAGGAACCGCGTCCCGAGTTCGATGCGGCGGTCGAACTCCTCGAAGTCGACCGCCTCCTCGAGGAACGCGGAGACGGCGGCCTCCAGGTCGTCGTACTCGTCGCCGTGGGCCTCCTGCCAGACGCGCCAGTCCGGGGAGTCCTCCGCGGCGAGCGTCGAGAGGTTGATGTGGCCGAGGTTGCAGGCCTCATATTCTTCTAACGGTTGTTCCCCGCAATTATGCGTTACAAGACCGCTAGCGACGAACGAGTGGGTTTCCGGCTCGGTCAGATCGTACACGCTTTCGTGTCCATCAGGCGTGACAGCTTCGACCGTCGCAGTGAATGCCTCGTTCTGTGGACTGTACGTATACGAGTCGAGGTTCTCTCGAAGCTGTTCGGCTTTGTCCTCGCGAAGGAACCCGATTTCCTCGGCAAATCGTTGCTGATTGTCTTTGGTTATCGCCAGTTCGTGTTGAGCCTTCGTCTCGTACTCTTTCGTTCCTCCGTTCCCATCTGGGAGTTCTCGTGTCTGTGCAGGACGACGGTTCTCGTAGATGCGACTCGCGATACCAAAATTGAGGAGGAGTTGCTGTGTCTCCTTGAGCAGACCGAGCTCCGAACTCGCAAGTCTGATGCTGCGTCCGTTTCTACTGCTTCCCTGAACACTCCCGTCGGCGGTGAACAACGCCTGCAGGAACCCGCGGGCCATCTCCTCGCTTCCGCGCATGACGGCGTCGGGGACCTGCAGTTTCTCGTCGACGAGACCGGCCTCCTCGGCGTACTCGTAGAGTCGAGCGGACCGAATCCGCTGTTCGACCGCCTGGGCACCCCGGTACTCGTCGCTCCGGCTGATTTCGTTGACGCCGACCTCGTAATCGCCGTTTCCGAGTGGGTCGCGGACGACCTCGTTGACGTCCTCGGCGAACTGCGCCGAGACGTCCGCGTCCTCGTCGTAGAAGTTCAGGACGGCACGCTCCTCGCCCTCCTTGAGGTGGCCGTCACCGACGAGCCACCCGAGTACTCGCCCTTCCTCGGCGCTTCCGTGCCGGCCGAACTCGCCCTTCCGGTTCTGGATGTGGACGGTGTCGCCGGCGTCGAGGTCCCCCGCTTCGACCCAGCCGTCGTCGGTCATCACGCGGTGGTCGGCAGTCAGACGGAGTTCGTATCCCTCCTCGGTTTCGAGTTTGTAGACGTCCTTCTCGCCGGTCTTGAAGACGCTGCTTGCCTCCTTGAGCGTGTCCTCGCTCAGGCGACCGTCCACGACGACGTCGCGGGCGACGCCCTGCTCGTACAGTTCCTCCGCCGGGACGAGGCCGTCCTCGGTGCTAACGAGCGTGTCGCCGGTGACACACGGGTTCGTCGCCAGGATTCGGTGGTCGGGGTGTTTCTCGACGTCGAAGGAGTGTTCCTTGTTCACTCGTTCGAGATAGATGACGCCGGGTTCGCCGTTCTCGTGGGCGCCCTCGACGATGTCGTCCCACAGTTCGCGGGCGGGGATGGACAGTTCCTCGCCCACCTCGACGTGCTCGCCGAGACCGAACATATCGTACAGTTCCTTCGTCTCGGGGGTGGCGACGTGGGCCTCGCCCGTCCGGGGGTTGGTGAACGTGAACTCCTCGTCCGCTTTCACCGCCTCCATGAAGCCGTCGGTGATGCCCACGGAGATGTTGAAGTTCGAGAGGTGGCCCTCGACGGCGTTCCGGAGGTGCTCGGGGACCTTGCCGTCGTCGTCGACGAGTTCGCGGGCCTCCTCCAGCGCCTCGGAGAAGGAGTTGTGGGTGAAGTCGTCGGGGTCGTTGAGCCGCAGCGTCTCGGCCAGCGAGACGTCCTTGTTCTTGGCGTGGATGAACTGGATGACGTCGGGGTGAGAGACCCGCATGACGCCCATCTGGGCGCCCCGTCTCGCGCCGCCCTGGGCGATGGTCTCACAGTTATGGACGACCACATCTTCGGCGACATAGGTGTGGGTGTCCGCAACCTCGGCGTTGTAGACCGGGCCCTCGTAGTCGACCCGGTCGACGGAATCGATGGCGACGACCTCCCGTCCGTTGGCCTGCTTCGATCGGTCGCGGGGGGCAAAGTCAGCGGGAACGTCATCAAAGAGACGTTCGAGGGGGGTGCCGAGTGCCGTGCTGACGCTTGCGGCGACCTCGTAGGTCGGCTGTCGGTCGTCCGGTTCCCTGTCGTGTCGCGAAAACTGCACTCCACAGCGGAGTCCAACTTGGAAGGCGAAGTCAACGACGTTCTCGTTGGCGAGTTTCAGTTTGGCCCGCTGGCTCTTGCCGCGCTTTTCCAGTCGCCCGTCCCCCGCAAAGAGCCCCTCCAGAACGCGTGCCTGCGTCTCCGGCGGAGCGTTCCACAGTACGTCGGGAACTCGCTTTTCGCTGGCACCAGTTCCGAACAGGCTCTCGACGAACTGTGCGAAGCTCGAATGTTCGGCGTGGACATGCAGGGTGTTGCGCTCCTCGACGAGCTGAATTCGGGTGTCGACCCCGAACGCCTCAAGGGCACGCTGGATTTCGTCGGCCGCATCGCGTTCATTGCTGTTGAGGGTGAACGTGACCTCATTCGGCATCCCGCGCCGATAGACGACACATCCCTCTGCCAGGTACCAGCCGGCCATCGTTGCGAAGGCATCGACGGACACCTCGTCGGCGAATGCCTGGGGGGACGCGCCCTTCGAGGCGCCGTAGTAGTCCCGGTTGACGGTCACGCCGCCGTCAGCGAACACGAGCGGTCCGCTCGCAATCTCATCAAGCGCGACGCGCTGGTTGAGTTCGAGGTCGTTCGTTTCGGCGGACTGTCCGAGTACGAGCAGGTCGCCTTCCTGCAGATCCGCGGCGTCGACCCACTCGAAGCCGTCTCCCCGCACTACTTTGAACGGATGTTCGCCGGTCGCGCGGATAGACCGATTGAGCCGCTCAGGCGTCACCTCGACGAGTGCTTCGTCTACGGACCGCTCCATCGTCTCGGTGACGGGCTGTTCGTCACCGTTCTCGTCGACGACAACATCCCCGACTTCGAGGTCTTCAATGGGGCGTTGTCCGCTCGGCGTCAGCACTCTGGTTTCCGGCGGGAAGCACATCTGATCGTAGGTCCGCATAAAGGTGATGGGGCCCGACGCGATGCCACCGGTCGAGCCGACGGCGTCGCCGTACGGACGCAGCCGCCAGAAGGCATAGCCCATGCCGCCGCCGCTCTGGAAGACCTGGGCGGCCTCCTTCGCGGTCTGGTGGATGTCGTCGATGTCGTCCTCGGGGGAGTCGACGAAGCAGGCCGACAGCTGCTGGAGTTCGTCGCCGGCGTTCATCAGCGTCGGCGAGTTCGGCATGAAGGAGAGGTTCTCCATCTGCGCCTGGAACTCGGCGGCCTTCTCTTCGACGTGTTCGCGGACCTCGTCGGGCAGTTCGGGGACCAGCGTCTCGTAGGCGAACTTGTTGACGTTGTATATCGAGAGAGTCGTCTCGGCGTCGTCGTCGGCGGTGACGCCGGCGCCGAACACCTCGGCGGCCAGTTCGTCCCGGCGGGGGTGGTCGGGCTTGAGCTGGTCGGGCGTGACCGTGATCTCGTGGCCGCGTTTGTCGGCCTCGAAGACCGCCTCGGCCAGCGCGATGTTCTTTGCGACCCGCTCGAAGAGGTCCTCCTGTTCTTCGATCAGGTCACCGTCGGCGTCCTTGCGGAGGTACCGGGCGGGGAGGATGTTGTGGTAGGCGTTGCCGGTGAGACGGTCCTCCAGCGTGTCGCCCTCGGTTCGCTTTACCGGAAGGGTGAGTTCGCCCGCGGAGAGGTCACCCCCTGACATTACTCGGCCCTCCGGGTCCGAGCGGTTGGTTGCCCTGCGATGCGTGCGCGAGTGAGACGTGAGACGTGGGTCATCTGTGACGACGGGTCCGTGTGCGGCGATGCCGATTAACCCTTCGACATCAGCGGGCGTCTTGTCCGAATTCCGATACAGTACGGGGGCACTGGTCGTTTTTCGAGCCAGGTCCGATGAATGTGCGCGTGCCCCTGCGCGTACGAACTGTTGGATTCGGTCGGAGTCGTATAAGTGTGGGCAGACCGAAGTGAAAGTGAAAATAGAACCCACCTAACCGCAATACAGGAGCGGCGTTTCCATTGGAAATTAGCGGGGGTTGGCGGCCTGAAAACAGCGCGAGGAACCGGCCCCTCGATGGGTCCGTTCTCCGACCCGCACGACGCGGTCACCGTGGCCGGCAGTCGTTCACGGTTCGCGTCCGAGACGGCGGCGGTATCGCCCGGAACCCTATCCTTTTTGATACTAGCGTAGCGACGAGCAGCGCCCCACCGTCGACGCCTCTCGCCGTCGTGGGACCGCCCGGTTAAACTGCCTTGAGGAAGTTCCCGATTATCTCGTGGCCGACGCCGGTCAGCACCGATTCGGGATGGAACTGGACACACTCGATAGGGTGCTCGCGGTGTCGGACGCCCATCACCAGCCGCTCGTCGCCGTGGGTCGTCGTCGCCGTCACTTCGAAGACGTCCGGAACGTCGAGGGCGACCAGCGAGTGATAGCGGCCGCCCTGAAAGCCCTGTTCGAGACCGTCGAAGACGCCGCGGCCGTCGTGATCGACGGGGAACGCCTTGCCGTGGATCGGCTCGGGCGCCCGGTCGACGGTGCCGCCGTACTCGTAGACGGCGGCCTCCAGGCCGAGACAGACGCCCAGCGTCGGCACGTCGGGACTCGTCTCCCGGAGGACGTCCATCGTCACGCCGACGTCGCGGTCGTTCTTCGGATGGCCCGGTCCCGGAGAGATGACGACGGCGTCGGGGTCGACCGCCTCGACGTCGGCCAGCGAGGCCGTGTTCCGCAGCACCTCGGTCTCGGTGTCGTCGTGCTGGCTGACGTACTCGACGAGGTTGTACGTGAAGGAGTCGTAGTTGTCGACGAACAGGACGCGGGTCATCGGGTCGCCTCCCCCGGAGCGGTTTCGATGCGGTCCAGCGCCGCGAGCACGCCGTCCATCTTCTTCTCCGTCTCGTCGTACTCGGCGGCGGGATTCGAGTCGGCGACGATGCCCGCCCCCGCGCGGACGGTCACCCGGTCGGTGCCGTCGACGCCGCGGCCGCGCTCGACCGTGGCGGTCCGGATGACGATGGCGAAGTCGGCGTCGCCGCTCCACGAGTAGTAGCCGACGCCGCCGCCGTAGACGCCGCGCGGTTCGGCCTCCAGGTCGTCGATGATTTCCATGGCCCGTATCTTCGGCGCTCCCGACAAGGTGCCGGCGGGGAAGGCCGCACGCGTCGCGTCGAAGGCGTCACACTCCGGGCGCAGACGGCCGGTGACCGTCGACTCGATGTGCTGGACGTGGCTGTACTTCAGGACGTTCATGAACTCCTCGACGCGGACGCTGCCGGCCTCGCCGACCCGCCTCACGTCGTTGCGCGCGAGGTCGACCAGCATCGTGTGCTCGGCGCGTTCCTTCCCGTCGGCCAGCATCTCGCCGGCCAGCCGCCGGTCCTCGACAGGGCTGGTGCCGCGGTCGCAGGTGCCGGCGATGGGGTTGCTCATCACCTCCCGGCCGCGGACGGAGACCAGCGTCTCCGGCGAGGCGCCGACGACGACGAGGTCGTCGTAGTCCAGCACGTACATGTACGGCGAGGGGTTGACCTCCCGAAGCGCCTCGTACAGCGCAAGCGGGTCGACGTCGCCGTCCAGTTCCCGGGTACGGGAGACGACGCCCTGGTAGATGTCGCCGTCGAGGACGTGCTCCTTGGCCCGGCGGACCGCCGCCTCGTAGTCGTCCCTCGGGCCGGCCCGCTCCTCGACCGGGCGGAATCCGCCGGTCGTCGGCGCCTCGGCCCCCGAGAGCAGGTCCTCGACCCGGTCGCGCTCGGCGGCCAGTCGGTCGTAGACCGCGCCGGCGTCGTCGCCGTCGCGGACGAGCGGCGTGAAGACGAGCGAGACGGTCCCGGCGGCGTCGTCGAAGACGAGCGTCTTCGTCGAGAGGACGAACTGCGCGTCCGGGAACCGCGAGTCAGGCCGCTGCCGGCCGACCTCCTCGAGCCAGAGGTCGTAGACCGCGTCGTAGGCGAGAAATCCCACGAGTCCGCCCTGCAATCGCTGGCGTTCGGTCTCGGGGAAGTTGCGCAACTCGGCGTCGGGCAGCGCCGCCCGGAGCGTGTCGAGGCTGTCGCCGCCGTTCGGTTCGAGCAGGCCCTCGTAGCGGTCGTCGAGCACGTCGACGGTGGCGCCGTCGTCGACAGTGACGACGGCGGCGGGGTCGTAGCCGACGAAGGAGTAGCGGGCGTGTCTGTCGGCGCCGCGGCCGGCGGTGAAGGCGCCGTCGGGGTCGCTGGAGGCGACCTTCTCGGCGCTCTCCAGGAGGAAGGCGTACTCGTCGTCGGTCGCGTCGGTCGTCCGGCCGGTCAGCGCCGCGTACGCCGAGAGTGGCTCGGGGTCGGCCGACAGTTCGGCGACGGCACGGACGACCGCCGGGCCGTCCTCGGCCGCCTCGACGAACCGCTCGCGGGAGATCATGGTCGGCCTCCCGCCGCCCGGACGAACGCCGCGACGGCCTCGGGGTCCTTCCGGCCCGGGTCGGCCTCGACGCCGCTGGCGACGTCGACCGCGAAGGGCCGGACCGTCTCGACGGCCTCGGCGACGTTGTCCGGCGTCAGTCCCCCGGCCAGCACGACCGGCGAGGACAGCGACTCGACGAGTTCCCGGCTCCGTTCCCAGTCGTGGGTCTCGCCCGTGCCGCCGGCGCCCGACTCGTCCAGCGAGTCGACGACCAGACCGTCAGCGACGGTGTCGTGAGCGGGCGCCTCATCCGGCGTGACGGCCCGCATCACGTCGCCGCTGACGTTCGCCGACAGGTAGGCCAGATCGCCCGGCGTGAGGTCGCCGTGCACCTGGACGACGTCGGGCTGGACGCGCCCGGCGAGGTCGACCGCCCGGTCCGGCTGTCCCGGCATCGTCACGAGGACGGTCGTCACGAACGGCGGGGCCGCACGCGACAGTTCGACCGCCCGGTCCGGCTGGACAGCTCGCGGCGTGTCGGTCGAGACGTCGGCGACGATGCCGACCGCGTCGGCCCCGGCCTCGACCGCCGTCTCGAGGTCCTCGTCGGTGGTGATACCACAGACCTTCACGCGGGTCATGGGTCGAACTCGCGGAGCGCCTCCAGGCGGGCGGCGGCGGCGCCGGAGTCGATGGACTCGCGTGCGGCGTCGACGCCCCCGGCGAGGCTGTCGGTCTCGCCGGCGACGTAGATGGCCGCGCCCGCGTTCGCCAGCACGATGTCGCGCTTTGCGCCGTCGACGTCGCCCTCGAGGATGCCGCGCATGTCGGCGGCGTTCTCGGTCGGCGAACCGCCGGCGACCGCGCCGAGGTCGTAGGTACCGACGCCGAGGTCCTCCGGGGTGACCGTGTACTGGGTGACCGAATCGTCGTCGACCTCGGCGACGGTCGACTCGCCGTGGACGCCGATCTCGTCGAGGCCGTCGCCGTGGACGACGAGCGCCCGTTCGACGGCCATCTTCGAGAGCGCGTCCGCGAGCACGGGAACGAGGTCCGCGTCGTAGACGCCGACGACCTGTGCGTCGGCGCCCGCGGGGTTCGTCAGCGGCCCGAGCACGTTGAAGATGGTGCGCATCCCCAGTTCCTTCCGGGGGCCGATGACGGCCTTCATCGCCGGGTGGAAGACGGGCGCGAGCATGAACCCCATGTCGCGCTCCTCGATGCACCGCTCGACTACCGGAGGTTCGGCGTCGATGGTGACGCCCAGTTCCTCGAGGACATCCGCGCTGCCCGACGAGGAGGACACCGAGTAGTTGCCGTGCTTGGCGACGGGGACGCCGCTCCCGCTGACGACGAAGGCGCTCGTCGTCGAGACGTTGATGGTGTCGTGACCGTCGCCGCCGGTCCCGCAGGTGTCGACGAGCGGGCTACGATTCGGGTCGATGGTCCGGGCCGCGTCGGCCATTCCCTGTGCGAAGCCGGCTATCTCGGCTTCGGTCTCGCCCTTCGCGCGCAGCGCCGACAGCAGCGCGCCGATCTGTGCCTCCGTCGCCTCCTCGAAGACGAGCGACGACGCCGTGCGCGCCTCCTCGATGGAGAGGTCCTCGCCGTCGGCCACCCGTTCGATGTACTCCGTCATACTCATGCTGAACACCAATGTCCAATACTGTGTTACGATGTACAAAACAGTACATCAGCATAAGGCTGTCGCTACGGCCGCGGCTGGTGGGTCGTCGGAACGGAGGGAGGAAACCGAAAGGAGAGGAACCGCAGCAGTTACTCGCCGGTCCAGATCGGCTGCGGGACGGCGGGGTACTCGGTGAAGGTGGGGATGCCGGAGGTTCCGGGCTGGCACTCGCCGGCCGAACAGTCGGCGTTTGCGCCCGCCGCACCGAACGGCGCGTCCACGTCGGTCGCCGCGTCGGCCGTCGAGGTGTCGCCCCGGACCATCGGATCGACGGTGTAGGTCTGGGCGCCGTCGTCGAGGTTCACCGAGGGGTCGGCTCCGACGCCGCTGGTGGTGGCGATACCGCCGGCGAAACCGGAGACGCTCGGCCCGGATTCGCCGAGCGTCGCCTCGTAGTAGACCCGCAGGACGCCGCCGTCCTGGTAGGGGCCGGCCCTGATGACGCTGACCGTGGTGTCGGGGTCGCTCGGCGGGTCGGTCGGATCGATCGAGGGATCGTTCGGGTCCTGGATCTCACACTGGTTGGGCACCACACCGAGGACGATGTTGGCGGCGCTCTTGGGCCCAATGAACGGCGGGACCGGGTTCGGAACCTGCTCGGGGAGTTCCTCCTGCGGGGACGGAACCATCTCGTAGGGGACGTTCTCGTTGACCCGCCCCGGAACGTCGGTGCAGGCGGCCTCGGGCGCCGACATACCGGGCTCGACCCGGACCGTCGTGCTGTCGTTGTCGGCACCGCTCTGGACGGTAGCGGTGTGGTTGCCGGCGTCCTGGAAGGAGGTCTCCCAGGTGAAGTTCACCGTGTCCTCCTGGCCGGGCGCGAAGCCCTCCTGGTCGACGGACTCGCCGTCGATGAGGAGTTCCGCGGTGCCCCCCTCGTTGGACTGGACGGCGACGGTGACGTTGAGCGGTTCGCCGGTCTGAACCGGGCTGTTCGTCTCGACTATGCGCACTTCGACTCCCTGCGTTTCACTGCTGGAGTCGGACGTCCCAGCGTCGAGCTCGCCGGTGTCGACGATGTCGTCGACGACGTCGTCGTCGAGGATGGAATCCTGGGTGAGAGCCGCTGCCGGGGCGGCAGTGAATCCGACAACCATCATCACGGCGACGAGGCAGGACGCGGTCGTTCTGATCGTGCTCTGTTCGACCATCGTTACTTCCACGTTCCCGTGTTGGGGGATTACGCTTGCGCCCGGCATCCACGGGGGTTTATACGAAACGAGCAGAAACTGCCGTGTCCGTGTGATATAGCCACACACAGCGCCTCTCCTCGCCGATGTGGTGGTGCGGCCGACCGACACGACGGATATTCCGAAAGGTTCAATTACGTCACCGGGCTACCCACGAGTGCAGCCGAAAACGAGTGCGGGTTCGTGGTCTAGGTCGGTTATGACACCTCCTTGACATGGAGGAGGTCGGCAGTTCAAATCTGCCCGAACCCACTCTCCCGTTTTCCGACGCCCGGCAGATAGCCGGGGAATCCACTGTTGTTCGGAACCATACCTTTGAGTAGCCGTTCGACCTTGGGATGGTATGGCACTCGTCAGCACGCCGGCCGAACGGTTCGAGGACCTGCAGGAGTACGACTACCCTCACGACAGCGTGACGGTCACCGACGACGGCGCCGAGATGGCCTACGTCGATGTCGACGGAAGCGGCGAGGAGACGTTCCTCTGTCTGCACGGCGAACCGACCTGGGGGTTTCTCTACCGGAAGATGATACCCGACCTCCGCACGCGCGGTCGCGTGGTCGTCCCCGACTTCGTCGGCTTCGGCCGGTCGGACAAGTACACCGACATCGACGCCTACGGCTTCGAGACCCACTACGAGACGCTCCAGCGGTTCGTCGAGGCGCTGG
This genomic interval carries:
- a CDS encoding LAGLIDADG family homing endonuclease, coding for MGVMRVSHPDVIQFIHAKNKDVSLAETLRLNDPDDFTHNSFSEALEEARELVDDDGKVPEHLRNAVEGHLSNFNISVGITDGFMEAVKADEEFTFTNPRTGEAHVATPETKELYDMFGLGEHVEVGEELSIPARELWDDIVEGAHENGEPGVIYLERVNKEHSFDVEKHPDHRILATNPCVTGDTLVSTEDGLVPAEELYEQGVARDVVVDGRLSEDTLKEASSVFKTGEKDVYKLETEEGYELRLTADHRVMTDDGWVEAGDLDAGDTVHIQNRKGEFGRHGSAEEGRVLGWLVGDGHLKEGEERAVLNFYDEDADVSAQFAEDVNEVVRDPLGNGDYEVGVNEISRSDEYRGAQAVEQRIRSARLYEYAEEAGLVDEKLQVPDAVMRGSEEMARGFLQALFTADGSVQGSSRNGRSIRLASSELGLLKETQQLLLNFGIASRIYENRRPAQTRELPDGNGGTKEYETKAQHELAITKDNQQRFAEEIGFLREDKAEQLRENLDSYTYSPQNEAFTATVEAVTPDGHESVYDLTEPETHSFVASGLVTHNCGEQPLEEYEACNLGHINLSTLAAEDSPDWRVWQEAHGDEYDDLEAAVSAFLEEAVDFEEFDRRIELGTRFLENVVTMSDFPVPEIEEKVREMRKIGLGVMGLAQLYIQLGIEYGSEEGNELARQVMRHINHGSKWASHELAEERGAFGEWEKSKYANPTEYREWFEKQTGLDADEWADGFAIRNHNTTTIAPTGTTSMVGNTTGGCEPIYNVAYYKNVSDDVQGDEMLVEFDDYFLRVLEENGLDVEAVKEEAQAQMAENRFDGIDGLETVPDAIGELFVTTGALSAKQHAGVQVACQEGVDSAISKTVNAPNDSTVEDAKDVFEYIYEHGGKGVTYYRDGTRSKQVLTTRAQNTEFADMDEAEAAEAIVENIEEIFGGIDGFLESEEVEAALETDVEELLGLEVELGRKQPRPDVLHGVTQRIDTGYGKLYVNINEDPETGRPFELFANIGNSGGFTASFTEALAKTISTALRSGVDPAEIADELQGIRSPKVAWDKGEQINSIPDAIGTAMRRYLDGEVDKAYPDQATLDQTAQQADDGEHEEREVASRETDGGETSAVSPGAEAGASPNDDTGDTQSLIDSGESPECPECSSMTLYYSEGCKTCESCGWSEC
- a CDS encoding phosphoribosylanthranilate isomerase, giving the protein MTRVKVCGITTDEDLETAVEAGADAVGIVADVSTDTPRAVQPDRAVELSRAAPPFVTTVLVTMPGQPDRAVDLAGRVQPDVVQVHGDLTPGDLAYLSANVSGDVMRAVTPDEAPAHDTVADGLVVDSLDESGAGGTGETHDWERSRELVESLSSPVVLAGGLTPDNVAEAVETVRPFAVDVASGVEADPGRKDPEAVAAFVRAAGGRP
- the trpD gene encoding anthranilate phosphoribosyltransferase — translated: MTEYIERVADGEDLSIEEARTASSLVFEEATEAQIGALLSALRAKGETEAEIAGFAQGMADAARTIDPNRSPLVDTCGTGGDGHDTINVSTTSAFVVSGSGVPVAKHGNYSVSSSSGSADVLEELGVTIDAEPPVVERCIEERDMGFMLAPVFHPAMKAVIGPRKELGMRTIFNVLGPLTNPAGADAQVVGVYDADLVPVLADALSKMAVERALVVHGDGLDEIGVHGESTVAEVDDDSVTQYTVTPEDLGVGTYDLGAVAGGSPTENAADMRGILEGDVDGAKRDIVLANAGAAIYVAGETDSLAGGVDAARESIDSGAAAARLEALREFDP
- the trpG gene encoding anthranilate synthase component II, whose protein sequence is MTRVLFVDNYDSFTYNLVEYVSQHDDTETEVLRNTASLADVEAVDPDAVVISPGPGHPKNDRDVGVTMDVLRETSPDVPTLGVCLGLEAAVYEYGGTVDRAPEPIHGKAFPVDHDGRGVFDGLEQGFQGGRYHSLVALDVPDVFEVTATTTHGDERLVMGVRHREHPIECVQFHPESVLTGVGHEIIGNFLKAV
- the trpE gene encoding anthranilate synthase component I; protein product: MISRERFVEAAEDGPAVVRAVAELSADPEPLSAYAALTGRTTDATDDEYAFLLESAEKVASSDPDGAFTAGRGADRHARYSFVGYDPAAVVTVDDGATVDVLDDRYEGLLEPNGGDSLDTLRAALPDAELRNFPETERQRLQGGLVGFLAYDAVYDLWLEEVGRQRPDSRFPDAQFVLSTKTLVFDDAAGTVSLVFTPLVRDGDDAGAVYDRLAAERDRVEDLLSGAEAPTTGGFRPVEERAGPRDDYEAAVRRAKEHVLDGDIYQGVVSRTRELDGDVDPLALYEALREVNPSPYMYVLDYDDLVVVGASPETLVSVRGREVMSNPIAGTCDRGTSPVEDRRLAGEMLADGKERAEHTMLVDLARNDVRRVGEAGSVRVEEFMNVLKYSHVQHIESTVTGRLRPECDAFDATRAAFPAGTLSGAPKIRAMEIIDDLEAEPRGVYGGGVGYYSWSGDADFAIVIRTATVERGRGVDGTDRVTVRAGAGIVADSNPAAEYDETEKKMDGVLAALDRIETAPGEATR